In Solidesulfovibrio carbinoliphilus subsp. oakridgensis, the sequence CCAGGGATTCGAGTTCGTTGATGTCCGGCAGCCGCCAGCCGCCGTGGCCATAGGCCGCGGCCACGGCCAGCGCCTCCTCCCAGGCGACCGGCCCGCCGGCCGCGTCGGCCCGCTTCGCCCAGGCAAGGCCCGTCAGGCGATCGAGGACCGCCTCCCCGCTCCCGGCGGCCCCGGCCGGAACGAAACGGGGCTTGGGCCAGGGCGTGCCGGACCGGATTTCTCCGTCCTGGCCCGAGACCGGGCAGGGAATTTCCTTGCCCCCCGCGTCGAAACAGCGGTCCTGGCCGGTTTGCGGCAACTGGCACGTTCCGGCCACGGGCCAGCACAGGCAGTCCTGGTCCTTTTTGCCGTAGAACATCCGCCCGCCCTCCAGATGGACATACCAGGCGTAGCCCGGGGCGGGCGCGGCCGTGGTCGAGGACCAATGCCAGCCGAGGAAGACATTTCGGAAGGGATGGCCGGGCGGCAGGGACGGACGGGCCGCGCCGTAGGAGACGAGACTGCGGAGTTCCCGGCGGTTGGGAAGCCGCCAGTCGTTGCGCCCAAGCAGGCGGTCCCGGGCAAAGCCGGCCACAAGGACCAGGGCTTCGGCCCAGGGCAGGGGAAATCCGGCCAGGCCGGCGTCCATAGGCCAGAGGAGGCCCGTCAGCCGGTCGGCGACCAGACCGTGGCCGGCCGGGGCGAAACGGTCGGGCCAAGCCGAGGCCAGCCCGTTATGGGCCGCGTCCTGGCCGCTGCCCAGGCAGGGAATCTCCCGGCCGTCCCGGTCATGGCAGGTGGTCTGCCCGGTCGGCGGCACGGCGGAGGGTGTGAAAGGTTGGTTTCGCATCCTGGCCCTGTACCGCGTTTCCGCCGCCCGGGCCAGCCTGTCAGGCGCTTTCGACGACGCCGGAGGCCATGACCTCGTCGGCCGTCCGGGCCGCGCTTTTGACCAGTTCGACGCAGATGGACTGAAAGAGCCCTTCACGCCGGGCCTGCTGGAGGCCCTCCGGGGACGACGGATCAAGGCCGATCAGATCCAGGCAGACCAGGGATCCGTGGCGTTCGCCAAATCGGCGGTAGAACTCCCGGCTACGGGCATAGGTCGCGGCCTTGGCCGCCGCGCCGGCCGGTCCCCCGCCGCCGCCGAAAAGCCCAAGGGCCATGACGGCCCCGGAGACGGCCCCGCAGGTCCCGCCCCGGCCCATGCCCACGCCAAAGCCCGTGGCCAGGCGGGCGGCCAGTTCCTCGGAAAGCTCGTAGCGGTGGCAAAGCGCCATAAGCACGGACTGGGAACAGTTGTACCCGGCCTTGAAATGGCCGGCCGCGATGGTGGCGACGTCAGACATGTCCTTCCTCCCCGCCCGGGGATGCGCCCGGGCGTCCGTGCCAAGCCTATACAATCCGGGAAGGGTCCGGCAACAATGACCCCAAAGGCAAAAAACCCGGCGCCGAAGAATCGGGGCCGGGCTGTCAACCGCGACGAAGAGCCCTTACTGGAGCGGCGTGACCGTGATATGATCGGCTTCGCTGTTGCGAAGGGTCAGGGTGAAGTCGCGAAGGCGCAAGGCCACCGGATCCTTGAGCGGCGCCCGGCCGACCACGGAAACTTCCGTCCCCGGCACAAGCCCCATGTCCCTAAGCCGCCGGCCAAGTTCACCCGCGGCCTCGACCCGGCAGATGCGGGCCCGCTGCCCGACCAGGAGGCGACGCAGCCCCATTTCCGGCAAAACTTCCTGATCCATGCCCACTCCTTATGTCCAAAAAACAATGCGGCGTCCGGGAACAACCGCCCCGGACGCCGCATACGGGCTTTTACGGAAACGGTGCGTCAGCCGGCCTTCAGGCCGCCTGGATGGATTCCTGGGCCAACCGGCCCATCACCTTGTCGGCCAGGCCGTGGCCGATGGAAAAGCAGGCTCCCCGGGCGCGCAGGCAAACCGGCCCGCCGCAACCGGCCGTGATCTCGACCACGGTCCCCGGCGTGATTCCCATGGCGCAAAGCCGCCCCCTGGCCCGGGGACAGTCGCACAACGACTCGACGCGCACACGGCTTCCGGGCGGAAAATGGGAGAGGGAATCGAGAGGGGGCATAGCGTGCTCCTTGCTTGCCCCATCACCTAGCCACATTGAGAATGATTGTCAAGCTCCCTTTCGTCAGGCCAGGGACAAAATGCCTGTCTGCGGCCGATCGCGACGGGCGAGCGAAACAGAGAAAGCCTTCCCTGGCAAGCGACACCGAAACGATTCGAGCAATACAGTGTCACGATAACTTTTATTTTCGTGATATAGGCCTGCTGTAACGAATACCATCCCAGAAAATTCCCAATATGTGAAAGTATCACGTCCGTTTTATTATTCGTGATACAATCGTTCTATTCTTTACAGCATAACATTTCTTGGCTACCAACCTCTATCATGAGCACTTCCGAAGAACATATTCTGGACATGATTTCCCGTTTGGACGTTGTGGCTCTGGAGCGTCTGTGCGACCGGGCCGCGGGTATTCTCGCCCAAAAGGCCCACCGCCCCGGGCCGCGTCGCCATCCCGGCCCCGCTCCCTGCCAGGCCGCGCTCTTTACGGTGCCGCACGACCTCCGCCACCTGGAGACGGAGCAGATCGAAAGGCTGACCGCCGCCTTCGACGCCTGGCGGGACGCCGCCCGAAACGCCCCCATCCGCCGGGCCAGGGAACGGATGCGTCTGGTCTATCTCATGCTGCGCCACAGCGGGGCCAAGCTTGGCGAGGTGCTGGCCCTAAACGAACGCACGGACATCGACCTGGCCCAGGCCACGGTCGGCTTCGGCGGGACCCGGCCCGAAGAACCGAGCCGCCGGGTGGTGGTGCCCCAGACATTCCTCGACGAGGTGGAACGGTTCGCCGCCTGCCCCGCCAACCGGGCCCTGCGCGGGGAACTGTTCCACCTCGATCCGGGGTTCGTACGGCGAAAGCTCTACGAACAGGCCCGGAAAGCCGGCCTGCCGACCGGCCGTGTCAGCCCCACGTCGCTTAGACACTCGCGGGCGGTGGAACTGTTGCGCAGCGGCGTGCCCCTGCCCGTGGTCCAGGTCATGCTCGGCCATTCGAGTCTTGTCCTCACCTCCATCTACTGTTCGTTTTCCGACCAGGACTGCCGCCGCATCGTCAACCACTGCGTCAGCAAGGAGAGCCGCATGAAAACCAGCGCCCGCAACACCTTTTTCGGAGCCGTCACCAGCGTGCGCAAAAGCCCGCTTTTGACCGAAGTCTCCCTGGCCGCCCAGAACGGCTTTGAAGTCATCTCGGTCATCACCAACGAGAGTTTCGAACGCCTGGGCCTGACCGAAGGCGGGCAAGTGACCGCCCTGGTCAAGGCGCCCTGGGTGCTCCTTGGCAAGGACGAGCAAAAAGCCCGCACCAGCGCCCGCAACTGTTTCCCCGGGCGGGTCGTCAGCATCCGTGGGGACGGTGTGGCTGTCGAGATCATGGGCCTCCTCGACGGCGGCACCCCCATGTGTGCGCTCATCACGGCCGAGTCCGTGGAAACCCTGGATATCAAGGAAGGCGATACGGTCTGGTTTTTCTTCAAGGCCTTCAGCGTGATTTTGAGCACCGAATAGGCGGTTGGTGCGAGGGAAAACCGGGGCTGCGCCCCGAACCCCGCCGCAGGAAGGATTCTCCCCGTTCCCCCGAGGGGAAAGGCCCGGCAGGAAACAGCCGTTTCCGACAACGCCGGCGCCAGCAAGCAAACGGCCCGGCAGGAGGCGTGTCCTGTCGGGCCGTTTTGCAGCGGCGATGTCGCGTCCCTCTCGTGTGAAGTTCGAGAAAAATAATTATTTAAATATGTTATTTTCGAAATTCGTATGCACGAATTTCGAGAACGCGACACTAGCCGACGTCCGGGCAGGCTTTGAGGGCTTCGGCGATATGGGCCTCGGGATAGGCGAAATCCGTCAGCTTCCCCTGCAGGAAGGCGTCATAGGAAGCCAGATCGAGCAGGCCGTGGCCGGAATACAAAAAGACCACGTTCTCTCCGGGCTTGGCCTTTTTGGCCGTCTCGATGGCCCCCTTGATGGCGTGGGAGGTTTCCGGGGCCGGCAGGAAGCCTTCGGTGCGCAGAAAAAGCCGGGCCGCGTCGAAGCATTCGGTCTGAAAATACGCCGTGGCGTCGATGAGGCCTTCGTTGGCTAGGTTGCAGACGATCGGGGCCCCGCCGTGGTAGCGCAGGCCGCCGGCGTGGATCGGCGCCGGCATGAAGGCATGGCCGAGGGTGTGCATTTTCAAAAGCGGCGTGAGCTGGGCCACGTCCCCGTAATCGTAACGGAACTGGCCCCGAGTCAAGGTCGGGCAGGCCTTGGGCTCGACCGCGATGAAACGGATGGCCTCACCGGAGAGCTTGCGCGGCAAAAAGGGCAGGACCAGCCCGGCGAAGTTGCTGCCCCCGCCCACGCAGCCGACCAGATAATCCGGCTTTTCCCCAATGGCGGCCAGCTGCTTTTCCACTTCCAGTCCGATGATGGTCTGGTGGTGCAGGACATGGTTTAGGACGCTGCCGAGCGCGTACTTGGTGTCGGCGTGGGTGGCGGCATCCTCCACGGCTTCGGAAATGGCCAGCCCGAGCGACCCGGAACAGTCGGGGTCCGAGGCAAGAACCGCCCGACCGGTCTTGGTGTTTTCCGAAGGCGAGGCGAAGATTTCACCGCCATAGGCGTTGATGAGGATGCGGCGGTAGGGTTTCTGGTTGTAGCTCACCTTGACCATGTAAACCGTGCAGGCCATGCCGAACATGGAGCAGGCAAAGGACAGGGCCGTGCCCCACTGGCCGGCGCCGGTCTCGGTGCTGATGCGGCGCACGCCTTCGAGCTTGTTGTAGTAGGCCTGGGGGATGGCGGTATTGGGCTTGTGGGACCCGGCCGGCGAGACCGACTCGTTTTTGTAAAATATCTTGCACTTGACGCCGAGGGCCTCTTCGAGCCGTTTGGCCCGCACCAGCGGGGTCGGCCGGTAAAGCCGATAGATGTCGCGCACGGGTTCGGGAATGGGCAACCAGCGCTCGGTCGAAAGTTCCTGTTCGATAACGGCCTTTGGAAAGATGGCCTCCAGCTGTTCCGGGCTCACGGGCTGCTTGGTCTGGGGATCGAGCGGCGGGGCCAGGGGCGTTGGCAGGTCCGGCAGGGCGTTGTACCATTGCCGGGGCATTTCCCCCTCGGGAAGATTGATCTTAAGGTCCATGCGTCACTCCGCTTTCAGGTTTGCTTCCCGGTCCGTCCCACAGGCGCCGGAAAGGTGCGACCGGGACAGTTCCTCAAAAACAAGACCGGATTTCACAATCCGGTCGTCAATCCCATCATGGACGCAGGGTCCTGTCAACGCAGCACCGGCAGGCCCTCGCTCGCCCTTCCCCGCCGGGGGCGCCGGAAACGAAAAAGCCCCCGCTTTTTCGGCGGGGGCTTTGGGGCGGGCCGGACGGACAGGCGGGGCCTATCCGCCGTATTGGCCCAGCCTTTCCCCGGATCACGGGACCTGACGGCGGCCAGCCCGCCGGCAAGGCTCCACCCGTTGGAAAATGCGTCAGGAGGCCTTGCCCTTGGCTTTTTCCTCGGCCGCCTCGTATTTCTTGAACAGGTCGTCGAGGCAGGCCTTGTCGCACAGCTTGGACAGGGCCATCATGTCTATTTTTTCCTCTTCCTGGATATGGTGGTTGTTAAGCTCGTCCAGGACATGGGCCTTGGCCTTGAACACGTCGCTGGCCGGATCGCACTTCATGAATTCCTTGAGGGCGGTCTTGGCGACCGTATGCTCTTCCAGGCTGACGAGCCCATGCTCCTTGGCTTCCATTTGCTGGCTTTTGACCAGGAAGGGGAACATGGACTGCTCTTCCCCGATGATGTGGGGATAGAAGGCTTCATAGAACTGATGGCGCAGCTGCTCGCGTTCCTTGGGATCGGAAGCGGCCATCATCTTTTGGGAAATCTGCATCTGCTTTTTGTGGTCTTCCTTGAGATGGCGCAGAAATTCATGGGGCATGGAACGTACCTCGTTGCGAGTTTACAGATTTTTGCCCAGCAGCGACCGGGTTGTTTCCGACCGCCGGCCGTCCAATCGTATCCGACTGGACCGTAATGCCTCTCCGACCATGTTTCATCCGGCACGATGCGGTCCTCCGGCGGCTGTGGAAACGCCGGGGGCGGCCCCGGGCGAAGGGATGACCGCCGCGCGACCGTCCTGGGGGGGGTGCGCCAGCGAACCTGCCGCGCGCACCCCCCAAGCCGTGTTGCCGTGTGCGGCAATTAATTATTGATGTACTTGAACTCGGGCAGGTTCTTGAGGGCATCCTTGGTGGCGCCGTGCAGGACAATGCGCTTATTGTTCATCTTGAACTGGTTGACCGGAATGGCCACTTCGCGCTCGCCCATGCCGAGGAAGCCGCCCACACCGACGATGGCGTACGAGGTGGCCTTTTCCGGCGTCACGATGATGTCTTCGACGGTTCCGACCTTGTCATTGGCATCGTTGTAGACATCCATGCCGAGAATGTCCTTCTTGATGCTCCAGCCCTTGGCCAGGATCTTTCCTTCTTCCACGGTGACGCCGATGGTTCCGGCGACAGGGGTCTGGGCGAAGGCCGTCGCGGCGATCAGGGACAGGGCCATGGCCAGGGCCACGATCAGATGTTTTTTGGCGTGCAGCATAAGAGACTCCTTTGGTTTGCCTGGTTGGTTCCTATTTTGAAGCTGTGGCACGACATACTCCTCTGACACTTCTCTTTCTCGTTCAGCGCCACAACCCGTTTCCAGAAATTCTTCCGTTGATGCCACTTTGCAATTTCAGGCAGGGCTGTAATATTTCCCTACACCCAAAGTCAGCACCATGCCATTTAGAAAATATCATATACATCATTTTTAAAACTTTTCCAGACATGGGATATGAAAAATTCTTTCTTTCTTATTCTCCAAACAAAACTAAAAATAAAAGGTTAAAAGACAACAACACCAAAGTATCCAATATTGTTGGACATCACAAATCCCCTTAAGAAGAGGTCCGTCTGACTCACTATATCAAACAATACCCATTTTATGTCAACATTTTTTTCGAATCCTTCAAATCTTCTTTCTTTTCATCCAGGCAATCCTTTCGTGCAACAAAAGGAATCCAAGCTGGAGTATAGAACAGAATCGCAAAATCCTGTCAAGCCGACAGTCGTGCCCGGGGAGGCTTTCCCAGGCATCCGTTGGCCATTCCACCCATAATGCTATAATATTATTCCATAAATTATAGACGACACCCAGAGGACCGTTTGCCCCACTCGCCCAGGCGAGCGGAGACAGGCCGGGCGGAAGTCCTGCGGCATGGAGATGGGCGGGCCGGCGATGAGGAGCCAGGACGGCCCCACCGCCGGGAATGGCGCAGCCGCCGATTCCGATGTCGCCCGGCCAAACGCTCCCCTTGGTCCGAAGCGGCAAAAAGCGCTTCGGAAAATGGCCGCGCCATGCTACCAAGGCAGGCCAAGGAGGACTTGCATGGCCCTTTTCACCGTGGAAAACCTGATCGCCTTCCTGACCTTGTCGGCCCTGGAAATAGTTCTTGGCATCGACAACATCGTTTTTATCGCCATCATCACCAATGCCTTGCCGGCTGCGGTGCAGTCGCGGGCGCGCAAGATCGGCCTGCTCCTCGCCATGGGCAGCCGCATCGTGCTTCTGGTCGGCATCACCTGGGTCATGGGGCTGACCGCTCCTGTCGTCAGCGTCCTTGGGCATGTGGTCACGGGGCGCGACATCGTGCTCCTGGTTGGCGGGCTCTTCCTCATCGCCAAGTCGACCTTCGAGATTCATGATAAAATCGAGCCCCACGAGGATGCGGCCGGCAAAGGGCGCAAGGTCCGGGGATTCGGTTCGGCCGTGGCCCAGATCGCCGTCCTGGACATCGTCTTTTCCCTGGATTCGGTCATCACCGCGGTCGGCATGTCCGGCGAGGTCGTGGTCATGGTGGCGGCCGTGGTGACGGCGGTCCTGATCATGATGCTCTTCGCCGATCCGGTCAGCCACTTCGTCTCGCGCCATCCCACGGTCCAGATGCTGGCCCTGTCGTTTCTCATCCTGATCGGCGTCTTCCTGGTGGCCGAAGGCCTCGGCAAGCACATCGACCGGGGCTACATCTACTTTGCCATGGCCTTTTCGCTCCTGGTCGAACTGCTCAACATCCGCGCCAAAAAAGCGGCCGCCACAAGCAGCCGCCCCTGAAACGAAGGCCGCCCGTGAAACCGGTCGACGGCTTCACGGGCGGCCCGCACGTTCCGAGCCCGGCCGGGTCAGGACCGGGTCCGGGACAGGAGAGGCTGCCTAGTAGTAGCCGCGCCGCCCTTCCCGGCAGGCGTTGTAGCCCATATTGCAATTGTTGACGCAGTGGGGCACGCCTTGGCAGATGCGCAGGCACCGGTTGTAGCTCTTGTTGCAGCTGCGGCGGGGGGGCGGGGGCGGCGGAGGCGGCGGCATCCGCCGGTTGGGGACGCACTGCCAGGCACGGTTCGACCAGTGCGTGCCCGGCGGGCACTGGGCAAAAGCGGCCAGATCCGAAAAAAGCACACTCGCGCCGACGACGGCGCAGACAAACAGAGCCATTCGCATGTTCAACCGCATGGTCTCCTCCTGGTTCATTGGGACCTGTTTCCTGCCGTCTCCCTGGGGAGGTTCCCCGGACGGGCCGTTGCCGCCATGGGCCGGGCCGGCGGCCTGCCCGCCTGCCGCACCCGGGGGAAGGCTGCCCGAACATGCCACGGCAGCGGACAATCTGTCTCGCTCTTGCATTGGTTGTACCAAAAAAAATCCCGGAGCGGCGCCATGAGCGAGGCCGCGGCCCGAAAGGCCTTCCCGCGCGGCCTGGCTCAGCCCGAGGGCGGCTTCCGCTTCGGGGCGGACGCCCTGCTCCTGGCCGCCTTTGCCGCCCAGGTCCCGGGGTGCCGGGCCCTGGACCTCGGCACGGGCTGCGGCCCGGCCGGGCTGGGCTGGATGCTGGCCCGCCAGGATCCCGAGGCCACGGTTCTCGGCCTCGACAAGGACCCGGCCATGGTGGAGGCGGCCCGGGAAAACGCCCGCCGTCTGGGCCTTGCCGACCGGTTCGACGCCCGGCTCCTCGATGTCAGGGACCTGGGAACCGATGCCGGCCTTGTGCCCGGGTCCTGCGATCTGGTCCTGGCCAACCCTCCCTACCGCCACCCCGGTTCCGGACGCCGGCCCGAACACCAGGGCCGGGAGGCGGCCCGGTTCGAAACCGATGGCGACCTGCCCGCCTTTGCCGCGGCCGCTTTCCTGGCCCTGGCCGACAAGGGCCGTTTCGCCTGCGTGCATCTGGCCGAACGGCTCGTCCATGTCATTGCCTCGCTTGCGGCCCAGAACCTCGAGCCCAAATACATCCTGCCCGTGTCGCCGCGCCGGGACGCTCCGGCCAGGCAGATCCTGGTTCTGGCCCGCAAAAACGGCCGCCCCGGCCTGCGCCTGGACGCGCCGCTGGCCCTATACGAGGGAACGGGGCCCGAAACGCGTTTGAGCGAGGCGGCGCTTCGCTTCTGCCCTTTTCTCTCCTGCAATGCCGGACCGCGCGCCGTCCCGGGCCGGCAATAAAAAGGGGGTGCTCCGGACACCCCCTGGCGGCTGGACGCGGACCAGCCCCAAATGATATTTTCGACAACCCTTACTTTTTGGCGAAAAGCTTCTCCGGAAGCGGTTCTGGAGAGGCCACGACAACGGGATTCCCGTCCACCCGGCGCATGGCCAGGCTTGCCTCGGCCAGCCTGGCCACCACGGTCTGCGGCTCCATCGGCGCCACCGCCACCTCGACCCCGCGCGACGGCGCCACCTGCTGGGCCGAAAATTCGGATGCATGGGCCGCATACAGTCCCGTTCCCACAATCACCGCTCCCATCATGTACAGATACCGCTTCATGGTCTTCTCCCTGGTGCTGCGCCACCCCGGGCGGCGTTTCTCCAACAACCCCATGTCAACCAGAAGAGCCAGAAGCGTGCCAGGAATCATCTATAAAAAAATCAATTATTCCAACCAGGAGCTCCCTCATTGTTTCATGGCTCACGGCCTTTCCCAAAAAAGGAGAGCTGCGACAGGAAAAATGCCCATATTTCAAGAATTGTATGCTGCGGAAACGATGAGACGGGGCAATGTTTTTCGCCCGGGCCGCACCGGGCAATGCCGGGGCGTTCCCGACGCCTGGCCCATCCGGCCCTAAAAGACCTCGGCCTCGAACCACAGGAGCGTGGTGTCCGGGTCCTTCCAGCAGCCGGGGGCGAGGCCGGCCTTGCGGCAGGTCTGGTCCAGAAAGGTCCGGCGGTCCCAGCCCCATTCCACCGGCACCTGGGGCAAAAGCAGCCCCGAGCGCATCCCCTGGCGCACCAGCAGCCCGTGCCGGCCGACTTCCACCAGCTCCGGGTCCGGGCACTCGGTCAAGGGACTCAGGATGGAGATTTCGACCGCCACGTTGTCGAATTCCGCCCGGGACAAGGGTGGAAACCGGGGATCGCCAAAAGCCGCCGCCTCGGCCATCTCGCCGATGGTTTCGAAAAGCGGCCGGTCGCCGACGATATGCCCGATGCAGCCCCGCAGGTGGCCGCCCACGGTCAGGGTGACAAAGGCGCCAAGGGGCTGGCGCAGGGTCTCGGTCGGCGCCGGCGGCGTCGCGGCCTCCCCGCCGGCCAGCCGGGCGGCGATGCGCTGCCGGACAAGCCCCTTCAAGTACTCCTTCTCTTTCTTGGTCAGGGAAAAATGAAAGGCAACCATGGCATCCTCCCGGTCGGGGTTCGACTCGCCGGCCGCCCGCCACCGGGACGGCCGGCGACGAGGTCCGGCCAGTGTGCGTCTTGCCGGGCTTCCTGGCAAGGGGGACAGCGTTTTTCAGCGGCACACTTCGCTCAAAAGGCCGTAGAACTCGCCGGGCATGGCCTGCATCAGGAAATGGCAGTCCGTGGGAAAGGGCCGGGCCTCGATGGCGTGTTCGTGCAGGAAGGTCAGGGTTTCCGGGGCCACGTCCCGGCCATAGGCATAAATGACGGGCAGGGTCAGGCCGGCGAGGGCCTCGCCGGCGGCGTGGCTCCACTTGCCGGGCAGGGCCTTGGCCACCCGGCGCACGGCCAGCACGGTCTGGAGAAAGGCGTCTTCGCGGCAGAAACGCAGGGAGGCGTAATAGTGGCGGCAAAAGGAGAAGCGGCCGAGATAGTCGCGGAAGACGAGCTGTTCGCGGAAATCCCGGTACCACTCCCCGAACCGGCCGGACAGCCGGGCCGCCTCGGCATGGGCGGTGATGAACGAACCGAAGCGGGTGATGGAAGCCTCGGCCAGGATAAGCCCCCCCACTTCGCCCGGCGCGGCGTCGCGGCAATAATAGATGGCCGGGATGCCCCCCACGGAATGCCCGACCAGATAGAGCGGGCTTGGCCGCAGGCCGTGGTATTCCTTCAGGTGGTCGAGCACGGCCCGGACGCGGCCGGTTGCGGCTTCCATGGAATAATCGCCCGTGGCCGGACTGGCGCCGTGGCCGGCCATGTCCGGGACAATGAGGCTTTTCCCGGCCAGGTAGCGGGTCTCGAAGGCGTCCTCGAAGGCCAGATGCGAATCGCCGAGGCCATGGAGGCAGCACACGGCCGGGGCCGGCCCGGCCATGATCCGGGCCCGGACGAAGACCGGCGCGTCGCGGGTCGGCACCACGACATCCAGGATTTCGTTGCCATTATTCCCCATCAAAGATTCCTTTCCCTCGTCTTGACCGGAACCCTGGCCAGGCGGTAATCGTATCGGACAACTTTTCGCCTCGTCAGCGGCCTCCCGGCTGCATGATGCGTAAACTGGTCGGCAACCTCTTATCGCGGGAAGGTTGGATGAAATTCACGCTCTCGGCCAGAATGGGCCTCGGCTTCGGCCTTGTGCTCGCGGCCATGACCACCGGTGCCCTGGTCATGACCTTTTCCATGCGCGCCGTAAAGGAACGGGCGTCGGTCGTGCGCTCGGAAAGCCTGCCTCTGGCCGACGAGGCGGCGCGGATGCAGTTTTCGGCCGTCAACGTCCAGCAGTTCCTGACCGACGTCTCGGCCACGGGCGAGGAGGACGGCTTCGGCGAAGCCGAGGCGGCGGCCAAGGACTTCCGCGACGGCGTGGTCAAGTTCCGGGACCTGGGCCGGAACAGGAACGACCGGGCCATGCTGGCTGAAATCGAGGCCATTTCGAAGGATTTCGAGAGTATGTACGACGTCGGCGTGCGCATGGCCCGGGCCTACGTCAAGGAGGGCCGGCAGGCCGGCAATGTCCTCATGGAGGACTTCGACGCCCGAACCGAGGCTCTGGCCAAACGCATCCATCCGCTCAAGGAACACCGGTTCCAGGAAGCCGACGACCAGGTCTCGGCCGTGGTCGCGGCCCTGGCCGCCGACCTCACGCTCCAGTACGTCCTGCTGGCCGTGTCGCTGGCCATCGGCGCGGTCACGGCCTGGCTGGTCTCGCGCGGCATCCTGCGCCAGCTCGGGGCCGAGCCCGAGGTGGTGGCCGCCATGGCCCGTGACGTGGCCGCCGGCCGTTTCGAGAATGTGCGCCAGGCCTGTGCCAGGATGGACCGGACCTGTGGCGTCATGTCGGCCATGGCCGACATGACGGAAAAGCTCCGGACCTCCTTTGACGAGATCGCGGCCCAAAAGGCCGCGGCAGAAGCCAAGACCGAAGAGGCCGATCGCAGCCGCCAGGCGGCGGAAAAGGCCATGGCCCAGGCCGAGCGCGCCCGCCTGGAAGGCATGGCCGAGGCCTCCAACCGCCTGGAGGCCCTGACCGATGCCGTGGCCCAGGCCGGAAACGCCTTGACCGGCCGG encodes:
- a CDS encoding DUF1566 domain-containing protein; its protein translation is MRNQPFTPSAVPPTGQTTCHDRDGREIPCLGSGQDAAHNGLASAWPDRFAPAGHGLVADRLTGLLWPMDAGLAGFPLPWAEALVLVAGFARDRLLGRNDWRLPNRRELRSLVSYGAARPSLPPGHPFRNVFLGWHWSSTTAAPAPGYAWYVHLEGGRMFYGKKDQDCLCWPVAGTCQLPQTGQDRCFDAGGKEIPCPVSGQDGEIRSGTPWPKPRFVPAGAAGSGEAVLDRLTGLAWAKRADAAGGPVAWEEALAVAAAYGHGGWRLPDINELESLVDAGEAFPALPAGHPFTDVGEAYWSSTTSAFEKNWAHALYLHKGAVGVGFKSGREFLVWPVRGPRS
- a CDS encoding C-GCAxxG-C-C family protein, translating into MSDVATIAAGHFKAGYNCSQSVLMALCHRYELSEELAARLATGFGVGMGRGGTCGAVSGAVMALGLFGGGGGPAGAAAKAATYARSREFYRRFGERHGSLVCLDLIGLDPSSPEGLQQARREGLFQSICVELVKSAARTADEVMASGVVESA
- a CDS encoding FeoA family protein, producing the protein MDQEVLPEMGLRRLLVGQRARICRVEAAGELGRRLRDMGLVPGTEVSVVGRAPLKDPVALRLRDFTLTLRNSEADHITVTPLQ
- a CDS encoding FeoA family protein — encoded protein: MPPLDSLSHFPPGSRVRVESLCDCPRARGRLCAMGITPGTVVEITAGCGGPVCLRARGACFSIGHGLADKVMGRLAQESIQAA
- a CDS encoding TOBE domain-containing protein, with the translated sequence MISRLDVVALERLCDRAAGILAQKAHRPGPRRHPGPAPCQAALFTVPHDLRHLETEQIERLTAAFDAWRDAARNAPIRRARERMRLVYLMLRHSGAKLGEVLALNERTDIDLAQATVGFGGTRPEEPSRRVVVPQTFLDEVERFAACPANRALRGELFHLDPGFVRRKLYEQARKAGLPTGRVSPTSLRHSRAVELLRSGVPLPVVQVMLGHSSLVLTSIYCSFSDQDCRRIVNHCVSKESRMKTSARNTFFGAVTSVRKSPLLTEVSLAAQNGFEVISVITNESFERLGLTEGGQVTALVKAPWVLLGKDEQKARTSARNCFPGRVVSIRGDGVAVEIMGLLDGGTPMCALITAESVETLDIKEGDTVWFFFKAFSVILSTE
- a CDS encoding TrpB-like pyridoxal phosphate-dependent enzyme, which produces MDLKINLPEGEMPRQWYNALPDLPTPLAPPLDPQTKQPVSPEQLEAIFPKAVIEQELSTERWLPIPEPVRDIYRLYRPTPLVRAKRLEEALGVKCKIFYKNESVSPAGSHKPNTAIPQAYYNKLEGVRRISTETGAGQWGTALSFACSMFGMACTVYMVKVSYNQKPYRRILINAYGGEIFASPSENTKTGRAVLASDPDCSGSLGLAISEAVEDAATHADTKYALGSVLNHVLHHQTIIGLEVEKQLAAIGEKPDYLVGCVGGGSNFAGLVLPFLPRKLSGEAIRFIAVEPKACPTLTRGQFRYDYGDVAQLTPLLKMHTLGHAFMPAPIHAGGLRYHGGAPIVCNLANEGLIDATAYFQTECFDAARLFLRTEGFLPAPETSHAIKGAIETAKKAKPGENVVFLYSGHGLLDLASYDAFLQGKLTDFAYPEAHIAEALKACPDVG
- a CDS encoding hemerythrin domain-containing protein: MPHEFLRHLKEDHKKQMQISQKMMAASDPKEREQLRHQFYEAFYPHIIGEEQSMFPFLVKSQQMEAKEHGLVSLEEHTVAKTALKEFMKCDPASDVFKAKAHVLDELNNHHIQEEEKIDMMALSKLCDKACLDDLFKKYEAAEEKAKGKAS
- a CDS encoding PRC-barrel domain-containing protein; the encoded protein is MLHAKKHLIVALAMALSLIAATAFAQTPVAGTIGVTVEEGKILAKGWSIKKDILGMDVYNDANDKVGTVEDIIVTPEKATSYAIVGVGGFLGMGEREVAIPVNQFKMNNKRIVLHGATKDALKNLPEFKYINN
- a CDS encoding TerC family protein; translation: MALFTVENLIAFLTLSALEIVLGIDNIVFIAIITNALPAAVQSRARKIGLLLAMGSRIVLLVGITWVMGLTAPVVSVLGHVVTGRDIVLLVGGLFLIAKSTFEIHDKIEPHEDAAGKGRKVRGFGSAVAQIAVLDIVFSLDSVITAVGMSGEVVVMVAAVVTAVLIMMLFADPVSHFVSRHPTVQMLALSFLILIGVFLVAEGLGKHIDRGYIYFAMAFSLLVELLNIRAKKAAATSSRP
- a CDS encoding tRNA1(Val) (adenine(37)-N6)-methyltransferase; its protein translation is MSEAAARKAFPRGLAQPEGGFRFGADALLLAAFAAQVPGCRALDLGTGCGPAGLGWMLARQDPEATVLGLDKDPAMVEAARENARRLGLADRFDARLLDVRDLGTDAGLVPGSCDLVLANPPYRHPGSGRRPEHQGREAARFETDGDLPAFAAAAFLALADKGRFACVHLAERLVHVIASLAAQNLEPKYILPVSPRRDAPARQILVLARKNGRPGLRLDAPLALYEGTGPETRLSEAALRFCPFLSCNAGPRAVPGRQ
- the amrA gene encoding AmmeMemoRadiSam system protein A, with amino-acid sequence MVAFHFSLTKKEKEYLKGLVRQRIAARLAGGEAATPPAPTETLRQPLGAFVTLTVGGHLRGCIGHIVGDRPLFETIGEMAEAAAFGDPRFPPLSRAEFDNVAVEISILSPLTECPDPELVEVGRHGLLVRQGMRSGLLLPQVPVEWGWDRRTFLDQTCRKAGLAPGCWKDPDTTLLWFEAEVF